Within the Salvia hispanica cultivar TCC Black 2014 chromosome 4, UniMelb_Shisp_WGS_1.0, whole genome shotgun sequence genome, the region GTCATGACGTAAATGACTGAGCAGAGCAACAGGGATGTTCGAACCACCGGCTTTATCAACGAAGGATCTTCCAGCTCATTCTCAATACTGTGCACTACACCACACCACAATACTTAACTAACTAACTTGATTAAAACTAATGCATAACTCTGGAAGAATCCGTACCATTGAAATGGCATACATAGGCGGTGACGAGGACAGGGACGACAGTGAAGAGCGTCCAGATAGAATTGAATCCCGAGATATCGGGGAGGAGGCGCGGCCACATCATGCTCCCTTGAATAAATTTGGCAATGGCGATGCCTGCGGTTATCACAAGGAACACCACTGCAAGGAAAACAGCCACCGCAGAGGTGTGCCGCAGAGAATCTGCAACCACTCCCCACAATCAACAAACAAACCTCATTTCCTCaaaaattttctattaattcTCCAACTTTCACCCTTTCCAATTTTAGCACCACATATACAGGGCAAGTCCCTTTGTAACATCAATACAACTCCCTCTTCCCCAAATTAGTAgctgagtcgtattctttttCAAGTTATTCTAAGGTTAAGTttaaacatcaatttcttagtagtaataaattatagcTTACCAATGCGCTTGAGAAAGGCCAATGGAGTGAAAACCCCAAGCGTAGTGACAACAAGGACAAAGAACCGGGCGGTCCACCACTCCTGGCCGAACCAGCTCTCCATCAGACCGGGGTGATGAATTCCGCTCGAGGTCGAACCGGAAACGACATCCCCTTCACAGTTCAATTCGATGAGAACGAAatcgaaaattttgaagaagtAAAGTGTAAATTACAAGAGAAATACGATACCGAGTATGATCATGTAAACAACCAGCACGCCAATATTATTGATGACGACGCAGACCTGGAGCGCTTTCCGGCCAATGGCGCCGAACGCGTCGCCCATGACGGCGCCGTAGGAGGAGACGGCGCCGGCTTTGCTGAAGCGGAGCAGCATGCCTATGGCGAGCTCCGTGAGGACGCCGACGAAGACAATAGCTACGATCCCGAGGATGAGGCCGAGGACCTTCATGGTGGCCGGCAGCGCCATGATTCCGGCGCCGATTATGGTGGTGGAGAGGTTGAATACTGCTCCGGTGAAGGAGGCTCCGTTGGCTTCTCCGTGGGAGGAGAAGCTGCTGCTCTCCGCCTTCTTGTTGGTCAATAGAGGCGTTTTCTCATCGATGATTCGGACGGATACTGATTCTCTCTTTGATTTCTTCGATGAGGAGCTTCTAGGTTTCTTCTGGCTTTTGGTTGTCATGTTTGCTGCGATTGCAGAGATGGAATGTTGGAATTGGGATTGGGTGAATAAATCTCGGAGAGAAAAAAGCTGCAACTTATCAATGAAAAGTTATCAACAAATTTGATcagatttagagagagaagttatcaacacatttattttcctttgatAGTTTGGTAAATGTCGTGATTGGGTTTGTCGAGCCGACACCTGGGTTAATGGTAGAGGTGCTTTATTTGGATTGCGTATGTAAGGtttaatcaaatactactaatcTGCGTAATTACGTTTGTAACATGTGATAATATAGATTTTGAACTGGCCATAGCTTCCCTACCAAGATGAATTGCCATATGGTCAAAATCATAGAAACATAGCTTGGGCTTGCTTCTGGATATTTCATGAGATTTATACTACTTTTAATAAGGACCACTCAAATTTGATATGTACATCTAGTATGAATtgaaattcgattttttttttggaagtgCTAACATTGGACACTTTTAAGGACACTATATTTTAGCAAACTCGCTGGTTTAACCATCTATAAAGATTTATTATAAACAACTAGGTGGTATTCCATTTTGTATGCACTATGCTCTTCAACTTTagtatttatcatttatcatTAGTAATAATAACAAACTGATATGCAATCTCTAAAACAATGACCACCATTGGAAGGGCAAATGATTAGTGGCCTAGCTATAGTACGGTGAATTGGTGATGTAGGTATGAAAAGGCAAAGGAGTCAGCATTGTTATgcttatcaaaaaaattgatttgattgaaACCAACAAAAGAAGACccaataattacaaataaaatatcatggcAACTTGGCGTAAGTGGCGAATGGTAGTcgtctaatttttatttaaaattgatttaatgcTTAGTTGTTTGTTTCCAGCCGCCCAAAAATAGACAGCATGCTCTACTGGATTTTGGAATTGAACTGCTGCTCGATTTTCATATAAGAATGAGAGTGCGCTTGCGTGGCATAGTAAGATAGGTCGCGATCTTTCTTTGTTCAAAATAGTGATTGAAAACTGtatataaataactatttaaagatttctaattttattttatatttattaatcaaCATTAAGATTTAATTAGGTGCATCGGAATATGCCTCAAAatgatttatgtatttataataattaatttttgaaactgTAGTTCTGAAGAATATAGTACACACAATAAGAAATACCGTACGACATCGTTATAAATTCATAACATtagttagagcatctccaacaagGAGAGGTAAATGAAAGAGATATATTATCTATTTACCTTCTCATGAAGTGAAATATACTCTAAAGGAAAAAGATATATAGAAaggtatatcatttttataaaaataaaataatagtacaaatgcattaaaaaatataaaatgtaataccttctcaaatactttCCCCTtaaagaatgatttttcatgaaaagaaggtaaatataGTAGTTATGAGATTTTACCTGGTAaaaatacctcttcaaaatagAAGAtggtataataccttctcaaatacatctccccttggagaataatttttcaataaaaaaggtaaatataatAGTTATATGAACTTACCTCTTCATTTACCTTTCCCctccttggagatgctcttataattATAGATAAATTATGTGGTTGGAAACTAATATACATATTGTATATTAGTCACATACGGAAGAAAGTATAAGTACAACACGGAAAActaataggaaaagaataaCTTATCagcatattttaaaatagagagtTGATTAtttcaaagaagaaaaagatatGAAATGTTGTTTAGATTCGTTTCTAACaacaattaatatactatatagtattataaCGAATCCAAGAACGTCACGTATTGTATAGTGCCTTTGATGTAGTACACAAGCAATGAATTTGTAGATTGTAGTATATTtaatgtcttttttatttattttatttttaatatgtgGTAGTGTATAGGCTTGAGTTTGATAAAAGTTGCGGCAGAATGCCTAAAGTTTTAATAATGAATTCATAGAACAGCCAAAAAGAAATGCTACGCATGCCCTCCTGTTTTGG harbors:
- the LOC125224146 gene encoding amino acid transporter AVT6A-like, producing the protein MTTKSQKKPRSSSSKKSKRESVSVRIIDEKTPLLTNKKAESSSFSSHGEANGASFTGAVFNLSTTIIGAGIMALPATMKVLGLILGIVAIVFVGVLTELAIGMLLRFSKAGAVSSYGAVMGDAFGAIGRKALQVCVVINNIGVLVVYMIILGDVVSGSTSSGIHHPGLMESWFGQEWWTARFFVLVVTTLGVFTPLAFLKRIDSLRHTSAVAVFLAVVFLVITAGIAIAKFIQGSMMWPRLLPDISGFNSIWTLFTVVPVLVTAYVCHFNVHSIENELEDPSLIKPVVRTSLLLCSVIYVMTSFFGFLLFGDATLDDVLSNFDTDLGIPFSSQLNDAVRVSYALHLMLVFPVIFYPLRLNLDGLFFSSSSIPLTADNMRFTSLTIALMSVIFLGANFIPSIWDAFQFTGATTAVCIGFIFPAIIVLRDVHGITTWKQKTLAVFMVGLAVFASLVAIYSDAYAIFKRNAAPTRE